One window of Anaerolineales bacterium genomic DNA carries:
- the scpB gene encoding SMC-Scp complex subunit ScpB codes for MSDKPTAQNTPDLIVARLEALLFVAAGAVLPAQLATALDLPLRVVENALDILEKQLASEISPRGFRLQRHLGRVQLTTAPDMADDVERFLGLESTSKLSRAALETLAIIAYQQPVTRPEIDAVRGVSSDGVLKSLLSKGLIQEVGRAERPGRPILYMTTADFLQNFGLNSLEELPPLSTELGTPPSSTEYLSEV; via the coding sequence ATGTCCGATAAACCCACCGCTCAAAATACCCCTGACCTGATCGTTGCCCGCCTGGAAGCATTGTTATTTGTCGCGGCAGGGGCGGTCCTGCCTGCCCAGCTGGCTACCGCCCTTGATTTACCTTTACGAGTGGTTGAAAACGCACTAGACATCCTGGAGAAGCAGCTTGCTTCAGAAATATCCCCGCGCGGTTTTCGGTTACAGCGCCATCTTGGGCGCGTTCAGCTAACCACCGCACCGGATATGGCTGACGACGTTGAGCGCTTTCTGGGTCTCGAATCGACCAGTAAACTAAGCCGGGCAGCCCTCGAGACCCTGGCGATCATTGCTTACCAACAGCCAGTCACGCGCCCCGAAATTGATGCGGTCCGCGGCGTCAGCTCGGATGGAGTCTTGAAAAGTCTTCTCAGCAAAGGCTTGATCCAGGAAGTCGGCCGTGCAGAAAGACCCGGCAGACCCATCCTATACATGACCACCGCGGATTTCTTGCAGAACTTCGGGTTGAATTCTCTTGAGGAGTTACCTCCGTTATCGACAGAGCTTGGAACTCCCCCTTCGTCGACCGAATATTTATCAGAAGTTTGA
- a CDS encoding cobalamin-binding protein, protein METILYRIFADVLHGNHKDTVSDVRSALNQGVLPLLILNQGMIAAMQEVGRLFEAGEYYVPEMLVSARAMQAGMSVLKPYISDQDAHPSGKVVLGTVSGDYHDIGKNLVKMMLEGSGFEVIDLGVDVNAKTFVSGVAMHQADILAMSALINSTMPHMRPVIEALEESGIRERVKVLVGGAPVSETFAHQIGADAYAPDASRAASTAKSLLALR, encoded by the coding sequence ATGGAAACCATTCTCTACCGGATTTTCGCAGATGTGCTGCACGGCAACCATAAAGATACTGTAAGTGATGTAAGATCTGCCTTAAACCAGGGTGTGCTTCCATTATTGATACTAAATCAGGGGATGATTGCAGCCATGCAGGAAGTTGGGCGGTTGTTCGAAGCTGGTGAGTATTACGTTCCCGAGATGCTCGTTTCTGCCCGGGCAATGCAGGCCGGTATGAGCGTGCTCAAGCCATACATATCTGATCAGGATGCACACCCATCTGGAAAAGTTGTGCTTGGCACGGTATCAGGCGATTACCATGATATCGGCAAGAATCTGGTTAAAATGATGCTGGAAGGCTCCGGATTCGAAGTCATCGATCTGGGTGTGGATGTAAATGCGAAGACTTTTGTTAGCGGAGTAGCAATGCATCAAGCCGATATCCTGGCGATGTCAGCCCTGATCAACTCCACCATGCCACACATGCGCCCGGTCATTGAAGCTCTGGAAGAATCCGGCATCCGTGAGCGGGTAAAGGTCCTGGTGGGGGGAGCACCTGTCTCTGAAACATTTGCCCACCAGATTGGAGCCGATGCTTATGCGCCGGATGCCAGCCGGGCAGCTTCCACAGCGAAATCGCTTCTGGCCCTCCGCTAA
- a CDS encoding alpha-mannosidase: protein MSLSKEWLNRITHWNNALWQICYEPLQTLELSGFVTRKQLTAEQALMHKFHSMPLGTAWGAKWEYGWFQCEFSLPDRAAGRRIVLYMNPAAKSPEDGECLVWVNGKVAGAFGWAKRELTLTRNGIPGAKYAILAEAYAGHGPFGTHDVPVMGGGPVRYGHPPFPEIGNTQCVVGSTSFGIWREQAYQLALDFTTLFELRNRLDHASLRVSEIDQGLKDVTLLIDLELPEPEMLETINFGRERLHALLASINGSTAPTLFAFGHAHIDVAWLWPWAETDRKIARTVSNQLALMEEYPDYRFLQSQPQLYLMLKSHYPELYERLKQAVLTGKVIADGAMWVEADTNITGGESLIRQIMYAKQFFKQEFNLNMEVMWLPDVFGYTGSLPQILLQSGCTSFATQKIAWIYHGGDPFPYTTFLWEGIDGSVIPTHIFSDYNSETRPSSLLDRWEGRLQKDGIRSMLLPFGWGDGGGGPTRDHLEFLARAKDLEGLPRVRLSSPSKFFADLKQQGLPKERYVGELYFQAHRGTFTTQARTKKLNRQSEIALREAELWGSIAYILNGYRFTSIELKPSWLKLLLNQFHDILPGSSIHRVYEEAEAAFSQVISSTKTSTRSSQISLIPTKTPGFFTIFNSLSWERKALIETSQGVFEVIVPACGWTTVNEGTSQPKSFQNGRVKTTRTSLENEFLTATFNDKGELVSLLDKETHMELLTGPGNRFCLYKDIPARFDAWDIDSMTEALLMTTDEPVSLEVLAAEPYIGKLKLSRKLHNSTISQVISLESGKRVIKFETAVDWQESHKLLKVAFPVNFHANEAIHEIQFGHIRRPNHRSRPFDADRFEVCNHKWSALAEENRGIAILNDSKYGINVLGNIMNLTLLKSALAPDPLADKGHQTFTYALYSWNGSFGESEVVKEAYELNNPISQLPGAAGEVSCFKLDVSNVILETVKLAEDGSGDLILRLYECKRNHTRCSLVTTLPVQDATQTDMLERFQSTCDITQGKIELEFHPFEIKTLRLSMVNQEHE from the coding sequence ATGTCGCTAAGCAAGGAATGGCTGAACCGCATCACCCATTGGAATAACGCCCTTTGGCAGATCTGTTATGAGCCTTTGCAAACCCTTGAGCTGAGTGGATTCGTCACCCGAAAGCAGCTTACGGCGGAGCAGGCACTTATGCACAAATTTCACTCCATGCCCCTGGGCACTGCCTGGGGGGCAAAATGGGAATACGGCTGGTTCCAGTGTGAGTTCAGTTTACCTGATAGGGCAGCGGGGAGGCGGATTGTTCTGTACATGAACCCGGCAGCCAAATCTCCGGAGGATGGTGAGTGCCTAGTTTGGGTCAACGGAAAAGTAGCTGGAGCTTTTGGATGGGCAAAACGTGAGCTAACCCTCACCAGGAATGGCATTCCCGGGGCAAAATACGCTATCCTGGCAGAAGCCTATGCCGGGCATGGCCCTTTTGGCACCCACGACGTCCCCGTCATGGGCGGAGGCCCGGTGAGATACGGACATCCACCCTTCCCCGAGATTGGTAACACACAGTGTGTGGTCGGTAGCACAAGCTTTGGTATCTGGAGAGAGCAGGCTTACCAGCTAGCTTTGGATTTCACCACCCTGTTCGAGCTACGTAACAGGCTTGACCATGCTTCATTGCGAGTCTCGGAAATTGACCAGGGTTTGAAGGATGTCACCCTGCTAATCGACCTCGAGCTGCCTGAGCCGGAAATGCTGGAGACCATCAATTTCGGCCGTGAGAGATTACACGCTTTGCTCGCCAGTATTAACGGCTCTACCGCCCCCACCTTATTCGCCTTTGGGCATGCGCATATCGATGTCGCTTGGCTCTGGCCGTGGGCGGAGACAGACCGGAAGATTGCTCGCACGGTCAGTAATCAGCTCGCCTTGATGGAAGAATATCCGGATTACCGTTTCCTCCAATCACAACCTCAGCTTTATCTCATGTTGAAGAGCCATTACCCCGAATTATACGAACGCCTCAAACAGGCTGTTCTGACAGGCAAGGTAATCGCTGATGGAGCCATGTGGGTCGAAGCTGATACCAACATCACGGGGGGTGAAAGCCTGATCCGCCAGATCATGTATGCCAAGCAGTTCTTTAAGCAGGAGTTCAACCTGAATATGGAGGTGATGTGGCTGCCCGATGTATTCGGTTACACCGGTTCCCTTCCCCAGATCCTCCTCCAAAGTGGATGCACCAGCTTTGCAACCCAAAAGATCGCCTGGATTTATCATGGAGGCGATCCGTTCCCATACACGACATTTCTTTGGGAAGGGATTGATGGCTCTGTCATCCCAACCCATATTTTCTCGGATTACAACAGTGAGACACGACCCAGCAGCTTGCTCGACCGTTGGGAAGGTCGTTTACAGAAAGATGGCATCCGCTCGATGTTATTACCCTTCGGTTGGGGTGATGGAGGTGGTGGCCCTACCCGTGACCACCTGGAATTCCTGGCTCGTGCTAAGGATCTGGAAGGCTTGCCCAGGGTCAGACTGTCTTCCCCATCAAAATTCTTTGCCGATCTAAAACAACAAGGCCTTCCTAAAGAACGGTATGTGGGTGAGCTGTATTTCCAGGCTCACCGCGGTACCTTCACAACCCAGGCACGCACGAAAAAACTTAATCGTCAAAGTGAAATTGCCTTAAGGGAGGCTGAGCTTTGGGGCTCAATTGCCTATATCCTGAATGGGTATCGTTTTACATCAATAGAGCTAAAACCTTCGTGGCTTAAGCTACTGCTCAATCAATTCCATGATATCCTGCCGGGTTCATCAATTCACCGGGTTTATGAAGAAGCCGAGGCAGCCTTCTCACAGGTGATCTCTTCTACTAAAACTTCTACACGATCCTCCCAGATCTCATTGATCCCCACGAAGACGCCTGGCTTTTTCACGATTTTTAATTCGCTATCCTGGGAACGAAAAGCACTCATAGAAACATCACAAGGTGTTTTTGAGGTGATCGTGCCAGCTTGCGGTTGGACAACGGTAAATGAAGGCACAAGCCAGCCCAAGAGTTTCCAGAATGGGCGGGTGAAAACAACCCGCACCAGTCTCGAGAACGAATTTCTAACCGCTACTTTTAATGACAAAGGTGAGCTGGTCAGCCTTCTAGATAAAGAAACACATATGGAGCTGTTGACAGGTCCCGGGAACCGCTTCTGTCTGTATAAAGACATCCCTGCTCGGTTTGATGCCTGGGATATCGACAGTATGACCGAAGCTTTGCTCATGACCACTGACGAACCGGTGAGCCTGGAAGTTTTGGCGGCAGAACCATACATTGGCAAGTTGAAGCTCAGTCGCAAGCTCCACAATTCAACCATCTCCCAGGTTATTAGCCTAGAAAGCGGAAAACGGGTCATCAAATTTGAGACCGCCGTCGACTGGCAGGAAAGCCACAAACTGCTCAAGGTAGCCTTTCCGGTTAATTTCCACGCCAATGAGGCCATCCACGAGATCCAATTTGGCCATATCCGCAGGCCAAACCACCGATCCCGCCCGTTTGATGCTGATCGTTTCGAAGTGTGTAATCACAAGTGGAGCGCCCTGGCAGAGGAGAATCGTGGAATTGCTATCCTGAATGATTCAAAATATGGCATCAACGTGCTCGGCAACATCATGAACCTCACCCTTCTGAAATCTGCCCTGGCACCTGATCCTCTCGCCGATAAAGGACATCAAACCTTTACCTATGCCCTCTATTCCTGGAATGGAAGTTTTGGAGAGAGCGAAGTGGTCAAGGAAGCGTATGAATTGAATAATCCAATAAGCCAGCTGCCAGGTGCGGCTGGTGAGGTATCATGTTTCAAATTAGATGTTTCGAATGTTATTCTTGAAACAGTCAAACTGGCTGAAGATGGCTCAGGTGACCTTATCCTGCGATTATATGAATGCAAGCGTAACCACACCCGCTGCAGCCTGGTAACCACACTTCCTGTACAGGACGCCACGCAGACTGACATGCTGGAAAGATTTCAATCGACGTGCGACATAACACAGGGTAAAATCGAGCTAGAATTTCATCCTTTCGAGATCAAAACCTTGCGTCTTTCGATGGTAAACCAAGAGCATGAATGA
- a CDS encoding NAD-dependent dehydratase → MRILITGAAGFLGSHLCERLLGNGHVVVGMDNFITGSPENIAHLSSNQNFSFIRHDVSNFIFVPGKLDAVLHFASPASPNPKSPYGYVNLPIQTMKAGALGTHNTLGLARANGARFLLASTSEIYGDPLEHPQTESYWGHVDPIGARSVYDEAKRFAEALTMAYHRFHGIDTRIVRIFNTYGPRMHLDDGRVVPNFMQQALRGEPLTVYGDGQQTRSFCYVDDLIEGIVRLLLSDEHMPVNIGNPVELTILEFAERINALVKNKAGIIYKKADRLESDPQRRRPDITRAQTILGWEPKISIDEGLLKTIPYFKSKLGIA, encoded by the coding sequence ATGAGGATATTGATTACAGGAGCAGCGGGCTTTCTCGGAAGCCATCTGTGCGAACGGTTGTTAGGGAATGGGCATGTGGTGGTAGGTATGGATAATTTCATCACCGGCAGCCCTGAGAATATTGCCCACTTATCGAGCAATCAAAACTTTTCCTTCATCCGCCATGATGTGTCCAATTTTATCTTTGTCCCTGGGAAGCTGGATGCGGTGCTACACTTTGCTTCACCGGCAAGTCCCAATCCAAAGTCACCTTACGGGTATGTAAATCTCCCCATCCAAACGATGAAAGCTGGCGCACTTGGGACGCACAACACCCTGGGATTGGCGCGGGCGAATGGTGCCAGATTCTTATTAGCAAGCACGAGTGAAATTTATGGTGACCCGTTGGAACATCCTCAAACTGAAAGTTACTGGGGGCATGTCGATCCGATTGGGGCAAGATCGGTGTATGACGAAGCCAAACGCTTCGCCGAAGCTTTAACCATGGCATATCATCGCTTCCACGGGATCGACACCCGAATCGTGCGGATTTTCAACACCTATGGCCCCCGGATGCACCTGGATGACGGCCGGGTGGTGCCGAATTTCATGCAGCAAGCATTGAGAGGTGAGCCACTGACCGTATATGGTGATGGTCAACAAACGCGTAGTTTTTGCTATGTGGATGATTTGATCGAAGGAATTGTCAGGCTGTTATTATCTGACGAGCATATGCCCGTCAATATTGGAAACCCGGTTGAGCTGACGATCCTAGAGTTCGCTGAAAGAATCAATGCACTGGTAAAAAATAAAGCCGGGATTATCTACAAAAAAGCCGATCGTTTAGAGAGCGACCCTCAACGCAGGCGCCCGGATATCACCCGAGCTCAGACCATCTTAGGTTGGGAACCGAAGATCAGTATCGATGAGGGATTACTCAAAACCATCCCCTATTTCAAAAGCAAATTGGGTATTGCATGA
- a CDS encoding pseudouridine synthase, which yields MKERLQKLLAAAGYGSRRSCEALILAGRVTVNGETAQLGSKADIAEDQVKLDGKLIKRPEANQYIALYKPRGVISAVTSPDARPTIRDLVPLEGTLYPVGRLDADSEGLILLTNDGDLANQLTHPRYGHEKEYRVLVARHPDEKQLTAWRHGVVLEDGYRSAPAQVDIEANSGKGTWLIVTMKEGRKRQIRDTCRQIGLPVVTIIRVRIGRLRLGSLKAGEWRKLTENEINSLKKPVDSKSVHKPAGKQNTRRPIQHIKKTKNG from the coding sequence ATGAAGGAAAGATTACAGAAATTGCTCGCTGCCGCAGGCTATGGTTCACGACGCTCCTGCGAAGCTCTGATTCTGGCTGGCAGGGTGACGGTTAATGGCGAAACTGCCCAATTAGGGTCAAAAGCTGATATCGCTGAAGATCAAGTTAAGCTGGATGGTAAGTTGATCAAGCGGCCAGAAGCAAACCAGTACATCGCTTTATACAAACCTCGTGGGGTTATATCTGCAGTCACTTCACCCGATGCTCGCCCCACGATACGTGACCTCGTGCCGCTCGAAGGCACTTTATATCCTGTGGGACGTCTCGATGCAGACAGTGAAGGGTTGATCCTCCTGACCAACGATGGTGACCTGGCCAATCAGCTCACCCATCCCCGCTACGGGCACGAGAAAGAGTATCGCGTGCTCGTCGCCCGTCATCCAGATGAAAAACAACTTACCGCCTGGCGCCACGGAGTGGTGCTTGAAGACGGCTATCGCAGTGCACCCGCCCAGGTTGATATTGAAGCTAATTCCGGTAAAGGGACCTGGTTGATAGTAACCATGAAGGAGGGTCGCAAACGCCAGATACGTGATACCTGCCGCCAGATTGGCTTACCGGTAGTCACGATCATCAGGGTGAGGATTGGTCGTTTGCGACTTGGCAGCTTGAAGGCTGGTGAGTGGCGCAAGTTGACTGAAAACGAAATAAATTCCCTGAAAAAACCCGTTGATTCAAAAAGTGTTCACAAACCAGCTGGTAAACAAAACACCCGACGCCCAATCCAGCATATCAAGAAGACTAAAAACGGGTAA
- a CDS encoding beta-galactosidase translates to MPQLTGFNKLPPRATLYPYPNSDAALQADRNASPWFLSLNGTWDFQLHSCPEELTNSALHEADWTPIEVPGNWTMQGHGYPHYTNVVMPFPNLPPEVPDENPTGIYRKTFSLPATWQDRRIVLHFGGCEGALFVFLNDHPVGISKDARTPAEFDVSSLVKHGEPNELLAIVTQWSDASFLEDQDHWWQAGPQREIFLYSTGLPFIQDVFALSDLTDNHQGGLLHVKVALGFPGERAQNCEVEIQLCDPQNIIVITDTQKIGSDSLTDEWLAPAAPSNVLMFEHSIPSPLPWSAEDPNLYTLLIILRSPGGEESTSCKVGFRKIEIRERMLLLNGNRIMIKGVNYHDHDESTGKAISRELFEKDLHLMKQFNINAIRTSHYPKDPYFYDLCDQLGFYVVDEANLETHAFYQDLCHDTRYTNAFLERNQAMVERDKNHPCIILWSLGNESGYGPNHDAVAGYIRGRDPSRPLHYESALGNYWEGAEWQGGQRVTDVVCPMYPQIENIISWSQNDKGNRPMILCEYSHCMGNSNGSLSDYWAAFEKYPGMQGGFLWEWIDHGILHTGKDGKYYYLYGGDFGDLPNDANFCTDGIVWPDRTPHPALYEFKYLAQPLKVSRLASSAERFRITNKQDFTSLAWLCGRWELTCDGEGILSGEITDLNIAPHHSKIIELPIRNSFERDGEYFINFIFSQRNATAWAPAGHVVAWEQLPLSRLPVKAKPGGKQSQKAGKIDIRQTNQHILLSTGPIHAMFDLMEGELTEFGAGVNFIMHGPRLNVWRAATDNDGIKLLKDRLIESMKVLSFWDALGLPALRYRLKSFRLVEQPGSLPKVVIKQLASGRDQWEDFTFTQSYTLLTSGKLVVSCVLIAGPGIIDLPRVGVSLCLQPGLENLTWYGRGPYENYPDRKSSAMLGIYHSTVSEQYVPYIMPQEHGHKTDTRWLLLNDADGQGIKIVGHPTLEFNASHLTDHDLYSAHHTVDLQPNPEIYLNIDAAMRGLGTASCGPDTLDQYRLLKPRYSFSFSMEISPRNF, encoded by the coding sequence ATGCCTCAGCTCACCGGCTTTAATAAACTTCCCCCGCGTGCCACTCTCTACCCCTACCCGAATTCCGATGCTGCGCTGCAGGCTGATCGTAACGCCTCTCCCTGGTTTCTAAGCTTGAATGGCACCTGGGACTTCCAGCTACACTCCTGCCCGGAAGAGCTTACCAACTCAGCATTACACGAGGCGGATTGGACACCCATTGAAGTTCCAGGTAATTGGACTATGCAAGGTCACGGCTATCCGCATTATACGAATGTAGTCATGCCCTTCCCCAACCTCCCCCCGGAGGTTCCTGATGAAAATCCCACAGGCATTTATCGTAAGACTTTTAGCCTACCTGCTACCTGGCAGGATCGTCGTATCGTCCTTCACTTTGGTGGCTGCGAGGGTGCATTATTTGTGTTTCTCAATGACCATCCCGTTGGTATCAGCAAAGATGCGCGGACGCCTGCTGAATTTGATGTATCCTCCCTGGTTAAGCATGGAGAACCTAACGAATTGCTCGCTATCGTTACGCAGTGGTCCGACGCTAGCTTCCTGGAAGACCAGGATCACTGGTGGCAGGCAGGCCCTCAGCGTGAAATATTTCTTTACTCCACTGGTCTCCCATTCATCCAGGATGTATTTGCACTCTCCGACCTGACGGATAATCATCAGGGGGGTCTTCTTCATGTAAAGGTAGCACTTGGCTTTCCAGGTGAACGAGCACAAAATTGTGAAGTTGAAATTCAATTATGCGACCCACAAAATATTATTGTAATCACCGATACGCAGAAAATCGGCTCGGATTCATTAACCGATGAGTGGCTTGCTCCTGCTGCCCCTTCCAATGTATTGATGTTTGAGCATTCCATTCCTTCCCCTTTGCCCTGGTCAGCGGAAGACCCTAACCTATATACCTTACTGATCATCCTAAGGTCACCAGGCGGAGAAGAATCAACCAGTTGCAAGGTCGGCTTTCGCAAGATAGAAATCCGTGAACGCATGCTGTTGCTCAATGGTAATCGCATCATGATCAAGGGAGTCAATTACCATGATCATGATGAGAGTACTGGCAAGGCAATCTCGAGGGAATTGTTTGAAAAAGACCTGCACCTGATGAAGCAGTTCAACATTAATGCCATCCGCACCTCGCACTATCCCAAGGACCCCTATTTTTATGACCTGTGTGATCAGCTTGGTTTTTATGTTGTAGATGAGGCCAACCTTGAAACCCACGCCTTTTACCAGGATCTCTGCCATGACACCCGCTACACCAATGCGTTCCTGGAACGCAACCAGGCCATGGTCGAGCGCGACAAAAATCATCCCTGCATCATCCTGTGGTCGTTAGGGAACGAAAGTGGTTATGGCCCTAACCATGATGCAGTCGCTGGTTATATTCGTGGGCGTGACCCAAGCCGGCCATTGCACTACGAATCTGCCCTGGGGAATTATTGGGAAGGCGCCGAGTGGCAAGGTGGCCAACGCGTCACCGACGTGGTCTGCCCGATGTATCCACAGATTGAAAACATCATCAGCTGGTCACAAAATGATAAAGGTAATCGTCCGATGATCTTGTGTGAGTATTCGCATTGCATGGGTAATAGCAACGGCTCTCTTTCTGATTATTGGGCTGCGTTCGAAAAATACCCCGGCATGCAGGGTGGCTTCCTATGGGAGTGGATCGATCATGGCATTTTGCACACCGGAAAAGATGGAAAATACTATTATCTATATGGGGGTGATTTCGGCGACCTGCCTAACGACGCCAACTTCTGCACCGATGGGATCGTCTGGCCCGACCGGACACCCCACCCGGCGTTATACGAGTTCAAATACCTTGCCCAGCCGTTGAAAGTCAGTCGCCTGGCAAGCAGTGCTGAACGTTTCCGCATCACCAACAAGCAAGATTTTACGTCCTTAGCGTGGTTATGCGGGCGATGGGAGCTGACTTGTGATGGTGAGGGTATCCTGAGTGGTGAGATTACAGACCTGAACATTGCTCCGCATCACTCGAAAATCATTGAGTTGCCTATTCGTAATTCCTTTGAGCGCGATGGAGAATATTTCATAAATTTCATTTTTTCCCAACGTAACGCAACAGCCTGGGCACCGGCTGGCCATGTTGTTGCCTGGGAGCAACTCCCACTTTCCAGGCTTCCGGTAAAAGCAAAACCAGGTGGAAAACAATCCCAGAAAGCTGGAAAGATCGATATTCGTCAGACTAATCAGCATATTTTGTTATCCACTGGCCCAATACACGCCATGTTCGATTTGATGGAAGGTGAGCTGACCGAATTCGGTGCAGGTGTCAATTTCATCATGCATGGCCCTCGTCTGAACGTTTGGCGAGCAGCCACTGATAATGATGGCATCAAGCTATTGAAAGACCGCCTTATCGAATCGATGAAGGTGTTGTCATTCTGGGACGCGCTTGGCTTGCCAGCCCTGCGATACCGCTTGAAGTCGTTTCGGCTCGTCGAGCAACCTGGCTCGCTGCCTAAGGTAGTAATCAAGCAGCTAGCGTCGGGGAGGGATCAATGGGAGGATTTTACATTCACACAATCTTACACGCTCCTTACTTCAGGGAAGCTTGTCGTCTCCTGCGTGCTCATTGCTGGACCCGGTATCATTGACCTGCCGAGGGTTGGAGTCAGCCTGTGCCTTCAGCCTGGCCTGGAAAATCTCACCTGGTACGGTCGCGGACCATACGAGAATTATCCCGATCGGAAGTCTTCAGCCATGCTTGGGATCTACCACAGCACTGTTTCCGAACAGTATGTACCATATATTATGCCCCAGGAACATGGTCATAAAACCGATACCAGGTGGTTGCTTTTAAATGATGCGGATGGCCAAGGGATTAAAATTGTGGGTCATCCAACGCTTGAATTTAATGCCAGCCATCTCACCGATCATGATCTATATTCTGCCCATCATACTGTAGATCTGCAGCCGAACCCTGAGATTTATTTGAATATTGACGCTGCCATGCGTGGTCTGGGCACTGCCAGCTGTGGTCCCGATACGCTGGACCAGTATCGCTTGCTCAAGCCCAGGTATTCTTTCAGCTTTTCGATGGAAATATCTCCAAGGAATTTTTAA
- a CDS encoding glycosylase: protein MNHPNYPSTPAWLEDAVFYQIYPQSYYDSNGDGIGDIPGIIAKLDYLQSLGVTGCWLNPCFESPFQDAGYDVADYRKVAPRYGTNDDLKNLFFEAARRGIHILLDLVPGHTSLQHPWFIESCKPEANRYSDYYIWTDSAWKWEVPGYKVISGYADRDASFITNFFYFQPALNYGYANPDPSQPWQQSVDAPGPQAVRRELKEIMRFWLEIGASGFRVDMAFSLVKGDHGSRETAKIWKEIRTWLDAEYPEACLISECGVPSLAIPAGFHMDFCLPFGMPGYTALLRKSYGPGPGSDPYSFSFFDAIGNGNIMEFLDEYLMHYRATRGLGHIAIPTGNHDINPRLSKGRNLRDLELVFMFLMTMPGVPFIWYGDEIGMQSFDDLSSKEGGYNRTGSRTPMQWSEAPNAGFSTASNESLYLPVDPSPDRPCVEAQERDPDSILQRVKKLVAIRKAHPGLQASARFEVLYAEPGKYPFIYKRKTGSDTYIIALNPAERACSGEISYTATQSPEWIYGEEGIFQLGKSNLQFHLSGVSGGIYRIREP, encoded by the coding sequence ATGAATCATCCAAATTATCCATCCACACCAGCCTGGCTCGAAGACGCCGTTTTTTACCAGATTTACCCTCAATCTTATTATGACTCAAATGGGGATGGAATCGGGGATATCCCCGGTATCATTGCGAAACTGGATTATCTCCAATCGCTGGGCGTTACTGGATGTTGGCTGAATCCCTGTTTTGAGTCTCCCTTCCAGGACGCCGGGTACGACGTGGCGGACTATCGCAAGGTTGCTCCCCGTTATGGGACGAATGATGATTTGAAAAACCTGTTCTTTGAAGCTGCCAGGCGTGGAATCCACATCCTGCTCGACCTGGTTCCTGGTCATACTTCACTTCAGCACCCCTGGTTCATTGAATCTTGTAAACCTGAAGCCAACCGATATTCTGATTACTACATCTGGACCGACAGTGCCTGGAAGTGGGAAGTGCCAGGCTATAAGGTCATTAGTGGTTACGCTGATCGCGATGCCAGTTTTATCACCAACTTTTTCTACTTCCAACCTGCACTAAATTACGGCTATGCCAATCCTGACCCGTCTCAACCCTGGCAGCAGTCTGTGGATGCACCTGGTCCCCAGGCTGTGCGCCGTGAGCTAAAGGAGATCATGCGCTTCTGGCTAGAAATAGGCGCCAGTGGCTTCCGGGTGGATATGGCTTTCTCCCTGGTCAAAGGTGATCATGGCAGCCGTGAGACGGCTAAAATCTGGAAAGAGATCCGCACCTGGTTGGACGCAGAATATCCCGAAGCCTGCCTGATCTCTGAATGCGGCGTCCCCTCGCTTGCTATCCCAGCAGGTTTTCATATGGACTTTTGTCTCCCATTTGGGATGCCGGGATATACCGCTTTACTCCGCAAATCCTATGGTCCTGGCCCAGGCAGCGACCCTTATAGCTTCTCATTCTTCGATGCCATCGGCAATGGCAACATCATGGAATTCCTGGATGAGTACCTGATGCATTATCGGGCTACCCGCGGCTTGGGCCATATCGCTATCCCCACAGGGAACCATGATATCAACCCTCGCCTGAGCAAAGGCCGTAACCTGCGCGATCTCGAGCTGGTATTCATGTTTTTAATGACCATGCCAGGGGTTCCTTTCATCTGGTACGGTGACGAGATCGGTATGCAGTCGTTCGATGATCTATCATCAAAAGAAGGGGGATACAACCGCACAGGTTCTCGCACGCCCATGCAGTGGTCAGAAGCACCCAATGCCGGTTTTTCAACCGCCTCAAATGAATCCCTCTACCTGCCAGTTGACCCTTCTCCAGACCGTCCATGCGTTGAAGCCCAGGAGCGCGATCCCGATTCCATCCTCCAGCGGGTTAAAAAATTAGTGGCTATACGAAAAGCACATCCGGGTCTGCAAGCTTCGGCTCGTTTCGAGGTCTTGTATGCGGAACCGGGAAAATATCCATTTATATACAAAAGAAAAACCGGAAGCGACACCTATATCATTGCGCTGAATCCTGCTGAGAGAGCCTGTAGTGGTGAAATTAGCTACACTGCTACCCAATCTCCTGAGTGGATTTATGGAGAAGAGGGAATTTTCCAGCTTGGAAAAAGCAATTTACAATTTCATTTATCGGGTGTGAGTGGTGGAATCTACCGCATACGAGAGCCCTGA